The following are from one region of the Strix uralensis isolate ZFMK-TIS-50842 chromosome 4, bStrUra1, whole genome shotgun sequence genome:
- the HMGB2 gene encoding high mobility group protein B2: MGKGDPNKPRGKMSSYAYFVQTCREEHKKKHPDSSVNFAEFSRKCSERWKTMSSKEKGKFEEMAKGDKARYDREMKNYVPPKGEKKGKKKDPNAPKRPPSAFFLFCSEHRPKIKNDHPGLSIGDTAKKLGEMWSEQSAKDKQPYEQKAAKLKEKYEKDIAAYRAKSKSDAGKKGPGRPAGSKKKAEPEEEEEEEEDDEEEEEDEDEE, translated from the exons ATGGGCAAAGGCGACCCCAACAAGCCGCGGGGCAAGATGTCCTCGTACGCGTACTTCGTGCAGACCTGCCGCGAGGAGCACAAGAAGAAGCACCCGGACTCGTCCGTCAACTTCGCCGAGTTCTCGCGGAAGTGCTCGGAGCGGtggaag ACAATGTCtagcaaggaaaaaggaaagtttgAAGAAATGGCTAAAGGAGACAAAGCTCGTTATGACAGGGAGATGAAAAACTATGTTCCTCCCAAGGGcgagaagaagggaaagaaaaaggaccCCAATGCTCCTAAAAGACCACC ATCTGcgttcttccttttctgttctgaaCACCGTCCAAAAATCAAAAATGATCATCCTGGCTTGTCTATTGGagacacagcaaagaaattagGTGAAATGTGGTCTGAACAGTCGGCCAAAGATAAACAGCCATATGAACAGAAGGCTGCAAAACTAAAGGAGAAATATGAAAAG GATATTGCAGCATATCGTGCCAAGAGCAAGAGTGATGCAGGAAAAAAGGGCCCGGGTAGGCCTGCAGGATCTAAGAAGAAAGCAGaaccagaagaggaggaggaggaggaggaagatgatgaagaggaggaagaagatgaggatgaggaaTAA